In Macrobrachium rosenbergii isolate ZJJX-2024 unplaced genomic scaffold, ASM4041242v1 171, whole genome shotgun sequence, a genomic segment contains:
- the LOC136838102 gene encoding zinc finger protein OZF-like, translating into MNPEHCLELPLKSETEGALSHPSINQENSNLAAFSETSDGNFLSLDPLMDVKIEPEVFCESNKDDEYFYEMNSVVNEKDPLTCKKEVKQERRNSQNGEKPFRSSDSEEAFYKKINLTSHITNPTRVKAFICNECGKAFSHKAFLKVHMRIHTGEKPFMCKECGKTFSQKPHLSNHMTLHTGEKPFMCKECGKAFSRKPDLTCHMRSHTGEKPFMCKECGKAFSNKSYLTVHMRSHTGEKPFMCKECGKAFSIKSYLTVHMRSHTGERPFMCKECGKAFSQKPHLKVHMRIHTGEKPFMCKECGKAFSWKHKLTVHMRIHTGEKPFMCKECGKAFSKKPHLKVHMRIHTGEKPFMCKECGKAFSWKHKLTGHMRIHTGENTIGL; encoded by the coding sequence ATGAATCCAGAACATTGTCTAGAATTacctttgaaaagtgaaactgaaggtgcATTATCACACCCttccataaatcaagaaaacagcaaCTTGGCTGCCTTTAGTGAAACCAGTGATGGTAACTTTTTGTCTCTGGATCCACTGATGGACGTCAAAATAGAGCCAGAGGTATTCTGTGAGTCTAATAaagatgatgaatatttttatgaaatgaattcagtagtgaatgaaaaagatccactaacttgcaaaaaggaagtaaaacaagaaCGAAGGAATAGTCAGAATGGAGAGAAGCCTTTCAGATCCTCTGACTCTGAGGaagcattttacaagaaaattaatcttacAAGTCATATCACAAATCCTACCAGAGTGAAAGCATTCATATGTaatgaatgtgggaaagcattttcccataaAGCATTTCTtaaagttcatatgagaattcatactggagagaagccattcatgtgcaaggaatgtgggaaaacattttcccagaaaccacaTCTTTCAAATCATATGACActacatactggagagaagccattcatgtgcaaggaatgtgggaaagcattttccaggaaaccagATCTTACATGtcatatgagaagtcatactggagagaagccattcatgtgcaaggaatgtgggaaagcattttccaataAATCATATCTTACGGttcatatgagaagtcatactggagagaagccattcatgtgcaaggaatgtgggaaagcattttccattaAATCATATCTTACGGttcatatgagaagtcatactggagagaggccattcatgtgcaaggaatgtgggaaagcattttcccagaaaccacatcttaaagttcatatgagaatccatactggagagaagccattcatgtgcaaggaatgtgggaaagcattttcctggAAACATaaacttacagttcatatgagaattcatactggagagaagccattcatgtgcaaggaatgtgggaaagcattttccaagaAACCACATCTTAAagttcatatgagaatccatactggagagaagccattcatgtgcaaggaatgtgggaaagcattttcctggAAACATAAACTTACaggtcatatgagaattcatactggagaaaatACCATAGGGTTGTAG